The Dendropsophus ebraccatus isolate aDenEbr1 chromosome 3, aDenEbr1.pat, whole genome shotgun sequence genomic interval TTATGTTTATTTTTGGCCAAAACCATCAGTGGGTCCAGAACAAGGTGCAATGCTTTTCTCAGTTTCCCTTCTAGTCATGaccaaaatattgtgtgtgaacccggccttacaagTCTTACAATAGTCTTgagttgtcttctcctctgctaAAATTTTCCTGTCTGTTGTTCAGCTGTGTAACCTCTTGTTGTCTTCTGCTCAGGTCGGGATGCAGGAGGATTTGGTGAAGCGGTGTGTTCCTCAGATCGCCAGCGCCCTGGACTTCATGCACAACAGAGGAATGGTCCATCGGGATATCAAGCTGGACAACGTTCTTCTGATGGACGCTGAATGTCACCAGGTGAAGCTTGCCGACTTTGGACTCACCCGACTCCAAGGCACCTACACCTCTTCTTTGTCCTGGTTCATACCTTACACCGCTCCTGAACTCTGCCGCTTAAAACAAGGGGAGCAGCTCTTGCTCCATGCCAGTCTGGACGTGTGGGCATTTGGTGTTCTTATCTACACCGCCCTCACTGGAGTTTTCCCTTGGCAAAGTGCCCAGAGTTGTGATCAAAAGTATAAGGAGTTTGCCTGGTGGCAGGTGATGAGGGATCTGACAACAGTTCCAGAAAAGTGGAGGAACATCTCCGTTGACGCCAGAGGAATGTTCTGGGAATTGTTGGCCCTAAATGCCTCTGAGAGGGGATCAGTCATGGATGTCATGAAATATATGCACCTGCCATGGAAGGAGGAGGTCCCTTCATAATAGAGAATGGCATGGTGATGTGTAATCATAGGATGTCCATGGTGGAGCCACATCAAGCAGCAAAACCCACATTCTGCTGGATCacaagacaaccccccccccccccatactactgGAGCTGAAGCAGAGACCATCTGAATGGACCAAGGACATGAAGGTAGGTTGCAAATTACACAGCTCCTGTTCTGTATTTTGTTATACAGGTAGGTTGGGGAGTCTTGTTATTGAAATGTGTGGAGTTTTAGTATTCATTTCACATCTCTATTTTCACTTTAAGTACTGTCTGGACCGAGAGGGCTAAGGGCCCTTATCCATGGAGTAAAAGAGGCTGAATGTATGAGCAGAGTCCGTTTGAAATTCTGCCCATCCTACTTCCTCAATTCAATTTCTCTTGTGCCTCTTCTCTCCACTCAATTTTTTGAGTGGAAAGGAGAAGAGGCACAAGAGAAATCCCATGGAGGAAATAGGATGGGGAGAATTTCGAATGGACTCCTCTCGTAAATTCAGCCTTTTACTCCATGTGCAAGGGGGAAAGCAAGCAGCTGTCGAAGCGCAGTGAGGTGGCAGAAGGTAGAGATGAGTTTTCAAGTTGCttttgatggtgggtgagagccagATGTGTTAGGGTCGCGAGTCTCAGAGTATAAGGGAAGCTCGGGAGACCTCTTGGGAGGTTGTAGTATATGGAGTAGAGAGCACAGACTAAGGTCTTGTGAGTAATGTTTCAGTAATATCAGAAAAGTGTCTGGGTTCAGCCATGCGGCATTCAGCTCCTGCCATCTAAAGTTGGATGCCACGCTGGGATatagcatccaatttctccaattCCCATCTCTTGGGTTCAGACACATGGCCGAATCGGGTCACTTTTCCGATGTTCGCTTAAAGCTACTTGTGAGGAGAGGTATGGGGATTTCAGGCCAGAGATGTAGGGAGGGGACAGGTTTGTGtgtcatggtcaacagtttaatCGGAATTTTTTGGGCAATGGGAGCCAGTGATGGGaatggcagaggggggggggggggggggggggttgattagTTGGGTTAGAAAATTTGCTGTTCACTTTACTAGAAGGTCCATGTGGACTTATTTATGTATGACGGACAGTTCAATTTACGTTAATGATCGGCCTCGATGGAAAAAGATTGATAATATCGGTAGGGTACCCAGCGTTGTTTATTCTTTTTCCCTCTTTGCATTGTTCTGTGTGTCTGGTCTGTAAAGATTGCCACCTGTTGTCTTCTCCGACCACTCTATACACGAGGTCGGAGAATATATAATGCGTCCCACCCATCATACATCTTAGACAGCTGAACGGGCTGCAGTTGGCGTATTTATTAGACTTTAGTATAAAGTCTCTGGGCACCTGGACATCTAGATCCTATGTGTTCACTGAGAGCGTGTCAGAGGATCAGACGTCACTGATGATGGTCCTCCTCATTACCATGCCATGACTTATATCCAGCGCCAGAGTCATGGTGTGGAGTCGGGAATCACTACCTGTATAATGTAATACATTCATTTCTGACCGACCACTTGTAATGATCTAATACGGAACTTGTCTGGATTGTAGGATGACGGGTGGTAGAGGGAGGACGGGTGGTAGAGGGAGGACGGGTGGTAGATGGAGGACTGGTGGCGGATGGAGGACGGGTGGTAGATGGAGGACAGGTGGTGGTAGAGGGAGGACTGGTGGTAGAGGGAGGACTGGTGGTAGAGGGAGGACTGGTGGTAGAGGGAGGATGGGTGGTGGTAGATGGAGGACGGGTGGTAGAGGGAGGACGGGTGGTAGATGGAGGACGGGTGGTGGTAGATGGAGGACGGGTGGTAGAGGGAGGACTGGTGGTAGATGGAGGACGGGTGGTGGTAGATGGAGGACGGGTGGTAGAGGGAGGACTGGTGGTAGATGGAGGACGGGTGGTGGTAGATGGAGGACGGGTGGTAGATTGAGGACGGGTGGTAGATGGAGGACGGGTGGTAGAGGGAGGACGGGTGGTGGTAGATGGAGGACGGGTGGTAGATGGAGGACGGGTGGCGGATGGAGGACGGGTGGTGGTAGATGGAGGACGGGTGGTGGTAGATGGAGGAGGGGTGGTAGATGGAGGACGGGTGGTAGATGGAGGACGGGTGGTAGAGGGCGGACGGGTGGTAGATGGAGGACGGGTGGTGGTAGATGGAGGAGGGGTGGTGGTAGATGGAGGAGGGGTGGTGGTAGATGGAGGAGGGGTGGTGGTAGATGGAGGAGGGGTGGTGGTAGATGGAGGAGGGGTGGTGGTAGATGGAGGAGGGGTGGTGGTAGATGGAGGACTCTTCTATGATAGGTCTCCAGGAGCTGCAGACGATGATGACGCTTGGTTGTTCTAGAACACAATCTCTGAGTCCGCAGTGCTCTGGAGCTCCTCACAGTTCAGGGTCATCATCTACCATGGGACGGTCATCTGAGGAGTCTATGTTGTTTCTGGATCTCAATCAAAACTTTAGATTTGACAGAAACTGAGAACATAAAATCATATACTTGatgaatatgggggggggggcggaggaggaTTAATGGTTACATGGACTTGGTGAAAGGATCGGGGTGGGGGTGGAGTAATGGTTACATGGACTTGTGAAAGGATTAGGGGCGGAGGAGGATTAATGGTAACATACTTAACATATTTATATTAACGCACTTTCTATGTCCCCCTAGAAGACTGTTCGCTGCAGTGATTGGATTGCTTGTACGGCTATATACCactacatagcattgatcagtgtcatcGGCACACAGACCAATCCAATGCATCATGGGTGATCTAGGGGTTAACACAAATGTAATGTGAATCCCCCCCTATACAGAGACCCCACCCATGAGGGTTGCAGGACATAGTATTAGAGACACATATGTTACCTTGAAGTATTCATCTTTTAGCGCCAACCAAATGGCGGCACAGGTCTCGGGGATGACCTTGGATAGTGTTGGCTGGGACATGGCCGTTGTGGAGCGCAGCTCCTGCAGTGATCTCCCTGTAGCCAGAAACAGTAGAGTTGCTGCGAGCCGCTGATCTGCCGGGATAGCTTCCCGCATGACCGTGTTCTTCTTCTCGATGTGCAGTTTGACGAGGTCCGGGAGCTTTACGAAAGATGTTTCTGACATTTGTAAGTAACTACGGAAGTCTCCTGGGTTGTCCCCAAGTTCCCCCAGAAGTGGGGGGTGCGAGGTGTGATCCTGGGACCGCAGACGCCTCCTGCGTTTTCGTGGTCGATCCGTCTCATCCATCTCCAAAGCAAGCAGGATCATCGCTAATGCAAGCTTCCGTCTGACTGAGTAGGACATGGCCGGAGAGCTGGATGGAAAATGTAGGAAAAGCTGAAGCAGGTGGCCAGGCTCCTCAGAGGATAGCGCAGGCGGGGTGCTCCACAGAGGACAGCAACTCCCAGTGCAGCCTGGACTCTTATATTGTAGGTGGGCGGAGCCAGACTGGGTCAGGGTTACACCTGTGTTCACACCTGCTGCTACATTCTCTACACCTGGCTGAGGCTGGGGTGTCTATTATACCTCCAGGTCACTGATCTCATATACATGACTGCTCTACAGGagtctgtatatagggacacagaaAGGAAGAACATTGCCGGACGTTATATATGGCAAGAcacattattattatctattgtaCGAGTATAATGGAGAAGATTAACTGGGGTATATTGGGTTGGGGTGAATGTCGCCCCCATGGCGGCTCCAGGAGACTGTACACAATACTGAACATCACCATTTTGCTTCTTTATCATAATCATGGTTTATACTGTTTTATTAGCTTTTGTATTTGCAAAATTTTTAACAAACATTGAAATGTGTCCTGAAGTGTAAATCATTCAGAGAGAATGAACAGCCAGAGCCGATCGTCATAATAACCtcgtgttaggctgggttcacactatgcaatcCGCGCAGATAAGTTCTGGCGGATTGCATCACCTGTAcccgaattgacatgtcacttcttttggcagaatgcggaatccacccggccatagaatggtgtcaatGGAGTTTATCCGctcagattccgtagtgtgaacctaccctgacATCTCTATAGCTTGTAGCCCCGGTCTCCTGTGTCGCCCCCTATTGTCTGCCACCACCCTATATTCTCATGTGACATACAGCGTTCTACGGAGGAGAGAGTCAGCCATTGTCTACACATAAGATATTGTATCAGTCTGCCCCTAGTATAACatgatacatatatattatatataccttctatatccATACACCATGTGATACctcccccgccccctgtattctGACTGATAGATGGGACACACTAGACTCCATATAGTCACATATTAATCCCGGAACATGTGATGCAGAAATGTGATCGGCCGTCTGTACGGAGGgtatatagagtgtaagctctgctggTGAGGATATTACCCTAATGGAGGAGGTAACCCGTGATTGGTGTTATTTGGGGCTAATATCATGCGGTGTCAGCTGTAACCATTACCATAAATCCATCAGAAGTGTAAAGTGACAGCGTTGGCCGAGGAGAGGGAAAATGCTCGCTCATCAGCTGATCTATcactatcagccgcacatctctagGTAAACATAGGATGTCTGGCCAATAGGAATACAGTTAACACAGTGATCATGTGTGTGACGTTCCTTTTTGTCCTTGTGCGGCCCCATGTTGGCCTGCATGAAGGGATCCTTACATCTAAGGAACAAATCTGAAATGTGACTATTAGAAACATGATCCCTATAGTCTCCATATTAGTAGATACTAGAATCCTCATCTTACACATCTCTCCATTCCTCAACTTTTCAAGTTTATTCATAGAACTTTCGATCTACTAAGAGATAAAAACTTTATTACTATAATTTATATCTAAAAACATTACTGGATATATAATAACTGCAGCAGAATATCAGGTTGGGGTGAATGTGGCCCCCATGGCGGCTCCAGGAGACTGTACACCATACATTGCATTTTTGCATTAAAATTGTAGTTTATCTGCAAAATTTTAACAACTGACAATGAGAAGAGACTCTGCCTATAAACATAATAACTTCATGTTATATCTCTATAGCTTGTAGCCCCAGCCTCCTGTGTTGCCCCATATTGTCAACCCCGTCCTCTATTCACATGTAACTACAGGATTATCCACCGACTCAAGGCCCAAATGCTGGAAACAAAGGTCGCTCCTCACCGATGGCTGAACCTCCAACCTCTGAATACACATCCAAGAAGCTTCTAGAATATTATTAACATCTCAGTATCTGGTGACATACAgcgtataatggagaggagcatCATCTGTACCCAGTATAACATgatatatatagattatataacTTCTATTTATCTTCTGTGtagacaaagtaacaaaactatAAATTTTAcattataataatcagtataataACCAGTATTGTGTACAACGTCCTGGTGCCGCCATGGGGGCGACATTCACCCCAAGTTATCACCTGATATTCTGCTGCAGTTATTATATATCCAGTAATGTACTTTTATATAAAGGGGGATCAGGGTTCTCTATATTGCAGGatatatacagtcatataatAGAGTTCTCTTATCTTATAGTAGATGAAAAATTATATGAATAAACTTGTAAAGCTGAGGAACGGAGAGATGTGTAAGATGAGGAATATAATATCTGCTAATATAGAGACTATAGGGATTGTTTATCCAATATTCACATCTCAGATCTGTGACTTTTCCATAGATGTAAAGGAGACTTGTAAGGTCCCTTCTCACAGCCCGACATGGGAGTGTACAAGGACACAAGGGAACGCCGATCAGTGCAGAGCCTTCAGACAGCACGGCCGGGCCACACCATCAATCACTGTATCCTTTGTGCACTCATGTAAATGTATTTCTATCAGTCACATATCACCTgttagatgtgcggccaatagcaataAAGATTTATAGACCGCACAAACTATCCGACAAGCGAGCATTTCcccgctgatcgctgtcactttacACTTCTAATAAATTAATAGGAATGTTTACAGCCTACACTGCACTATATTACCTCCAATAAGACCGGACCCCAATCACAGGATGACCCCCTCCATTACTATAATACTCAccagcagagcttacactctatattACCTCCATATAGAAGGTCGATCACATGGGCAgatctatatgtgactatatggagTCTATCGTGTCTATTAgtctatatacagtgggggaggtaacacatggtgtatggatatagaaggtatatatattatatatgtatcatGTTATACTGGGTGAAGACTGATACAATAACCTATGTGTAGACAATGGCCGCCGCTCTCATAATAACGCTGTATGTCACCAGATACTGAGATGATTATATTCTAGAAGCTTCTTGGGTGTGTATTGGAGCGATCTTTGTTTCCTCGGTCTGGGCCCGGAGTCGGTGGATAATCCTGTAGTTACATGTGAATAGAGGACGGGGGGCCGGACAACAGGGGGCGATACAGGAGGCCGGGGCTACAAGCTATAGAGATATAACATGAGGTTATTAGGAGAATCTGttccagccaggggcgtagctaatgtctcatgggccctggtgccagAGGTCCACTTGGGCCCCCACGCAGTGCCACGCCACTCCAAAACTGCAACCCGACCCAGGAAAATGAGTATATATCACTGGAAAGTGTCCCAAACAATCTCTAGCTGACTACATTATGCcaagtgaagtgaatggggcctGCTGCACTACACCACAGTATATGTCAGCATCTCTTTGGTGGTGGGATgctgaaagtgtacctgtcattataaaaaaacatttgacatgtcatagacacatcatagagacatggcaaaagttttgatcggtctgggtctgagtgttcacacctgtacagATCATGAGAACGAGCCAGGATAGGATGGCGCTGCAGTGCTGTCCGCTTTCgctcaggctatgtgcacactgagtcatTTTGACATAAACTCCATTGCGGTATTCTCAGCTTGCGCCCGCTCGCGGACTGCGGCAggagcgtgcgtctccgcccttgtcatagactccattctatgcacgggcggattccgtcctcTATCCagagaatgaacttgatcattctttggacggatgaaagaatccgcttgcgcatagaatggagtctatgacaagggcggagacgcgcgctccTGCCGCAGTCCGCGAGTCCCACAATGGAGTTTAcgtcagaattactcagtgtgcacatacccacagTCAGTAAAAAATGGCTGGGCTTGTAATGTAACTCTATGGAGTCcgacttttttttctcttaggctaggttcacactgcgttttcagcatccgtttaacgcatccgttttttgcaaaaaacgcatgaaaaacggattgcaaaaaacggattcatttgtgtgcatccgtttttccattgacttccattgtaaaaaaaaacggatccgttaaacggatgctgaaaacgcagtgtgaacctagcctaacagagaAAAAAGTGGACGTGCTGCAGCGCGGTCCTTTCCTGGCTCATTCTCCTAAACGGCTCAGATCCAGACggcacaggtgtgaacactcagatccagacggtacaggtgtgaacactcagatccagacggcacaggtgtgaacactcagatccagacggcacaggtgtgaacactcagatccagacggcacaggtgtgaacactcagatccagacggcacaggtgtgaacactcagatccagacggcacaggtgtgaacactcagatccagacggcacaggtgtgaacactcagatccagacggcacaggtgtgaacactcagatccagacggtacaggtgtgaacactcagatccagacggcacaggtgtgaacactcagatccagacTGGTGAAAACTTTTGACCTTTCTCTATGTCTCTATGTCATCAtagagacaggtcaaaagtttttttataatgacagtgacacttgaagtTTTGCTCTAAATGTGCTGCTCACATGTGTAGTGTGTATTAGGGACATCATatacttctctctcttctctgcagcttttattacagcaagtcaggtttaaccctttgacTGCTTTCCTCCAGATACTTCTGATACATTAGCAGCAGAAGAGGAGAAAAAGGGTTAAACTTGACATacaataattaataaataatggtggttttacacggaacgatgtatcgttcgaatttgcccgataacggtcgaattggaacgataatcgtacgtgtaaacgcagcgaacgatcaagcgacgagcgaaaaatcgttcattttgatctttcaacaagttctcaaatcgtcgttgatcggtcgcaaaaaatttgcagattgttcagtgtaaacattctttcaacgatttcccctatgtgtgagataggcttaagcgatcgcaaaacgaatattccgtacgatgtatcgttccgtgtaaacgccgatcgttataaaagaaaaatcgttcattcaaaatcgttaatcgtgcgattgggcgaattatcgctccgtgtaaaaccaccattagttacAGATGAGGAGACAGGAGTAGAATGGAAAGAATGGAGCACCCCCTCCAGGGCcatgacaggactgctgcccccactCAGTGTTTACTCACAGTTGCTGCTCTGTCAGCCGGGGGAGGGGGCTTCCTCACTGCTCTGTCAGGACGGGTCTGCTGGGCTTTGAAATGTGCTCCACTCCCTGTCGCTCCTCTTCAGGTGCTGGAAaagaagatggatccagtcctgagaaactgggagaagtttcccaggactggatccatcttttcccagaccCCGGGGGAGGAGCGACAGGAAGTGGAGCACATTTCAAAGCCCCGCAGCCCGATGAGCAGAAGATACTGtacgctttgttcctactgtaaattcgctcattacAATAAAAGAGCTGAAGTGGTGGTGAAGTTCCTGAAATAACTAACAAATAAAACAATGAAtttgacattatatatatatatatatatatatatatatatatatatatatatataaaaaatatatatacacacatacactatcAGTATAATAACCAGTATTTTGTACAGTGGTACAGCCATGGGGGCGACATTCACCCCAAGTTATCACagtatttatatctatatatatatatatatatatatatatatatatatatataatgtatttatcAGGGATtacaggaaatatatatatatatatatatatatatgagtatcTGAGTATCTGCTAATATGGATATTATAAGGATCATGTTTCTAATATTCTAATATCTCAGATCTGTGACTGTTCCATAGATGTAAAGGAGACTTGTAAGGTTCCCTACACACAGCCCGACATAGGGCCATACTAGGACACAAGAGAATGCCGATCAGTGAGTGTATTGTTTGTACGGTCATTTAAATGTATTTCTGTCAGACACATATGACCTGTTTACACCAGGACATGTGCGGCCGATAGTGATAGATTTTAACACCCACATAAAAGATGTCATTAGACAAGGAGCGAGAGTTTTCACCAGCTGATCCCTGTCACTTTACACTTCTGATAAATTTGTGGGAATGTTTACAGCTTACACTGCATTACGCTGTTATCCCCAAATAACGTCACACCCTGATCACAGGACAACCCCCTCCATTACTGGGGGAGATACAGGAGGCCGGGGCTACAAGCTATAGGGATGTAtcatagaaatgagcgaacctcgaacacgctcgagtccatccggaccTGTTTATAGGCAGAGTCTCTACTCATTGTCTCTGAATGATTTGCATGGCAGGATACAATTGTTAAAATTTAGCAGATAAACTACATTTTTATTgacaaataaaaactaaaaaaaaataaattataaactaTCATCATGAAAAAGAGCCAAAGCATCTGCGAAGTGGTGACATTCCTAAAGTAAATGAAAAacaacattatatataatatcagtATAATAACCAGTATGGTGTACAGTCTCCTGGAGCCGCCATGGGGGCAACATTCACCCCAACCTGATATCCTGCTGCAGTTATTATATATCCAGTAATATTCTTATATAAAaattatagtaatatagggggagatttatcagacatggtgtaaagtgaaactgtctcagtcgcccccggcaaccaatcagattccacctttcattcctcacatactctatggaatatgaaaggtggaagctgattaaTCGCACggccgcacaaatgatcactGTGTCATTCTTGTGGCCATGTAATTGTATCACTATTGGCCCGGCATCCCATGTTCACTCAGAGAGATGTAAAGCTGATACACTCTATATACCCTCCATATTGAAGACCATATACCCTCCATATTGAAGAACACTCTATATACCCTCCATATTGAAGACCATATACCCTCCATATTGAAGACCAATCTCATGTCTGCATCACATGTTCCGGGAGCTATGTGTGACTATATGAAGTCTATCATGTTCCATCTATCAGTCAGTATATGGCAGGGGGAGGTAACACATTGTGTATAGATATAGaaggtatatatgtgtgtcatcTGTGTAGACAATGGCCGCCACTCTCCTCCATTATACGCTGTATGTCACCAGATACTGAGATGATTATGTTCTAGAAGTTGGATGTGTATTGAGGTCCAGACATTGGTGAGGAGCGACCTTTGTTTCCTCGGTCGGTGAATAATCCTTTAGTTACATGTGAATAGAGGACAGAGGCAGACAATAGGGGGCGACAAAGGAGGCCGGGGCTACAAGCTATAGAGATGTAACATGAGGTTATTAGGAGGATCAGCTCTGGCTGTTTATAGGTAAAATCGCTTCTTATCGTCTCTGATTTATTTACAGATTCTAATTTATGTTTAAATTTTACAGATATTAACGAAATCCAAAAAACAGTATAAACCTTCTTGATAATAAAGGAGCCAAAGAATTTTCAAAGTGGCGACGTTCCAACAATAAATttcacattacacatacacatacatatatatgtatttttttattggtATAATAACCAGCATTGTGTACAGACTCCTGGGGCCGCCATGGGGGCGACATTCACCCCAAAGTATCGCTATCAATAGAATTTTTTTATCTCATAGTAGATGAAAAGTTAAATGAGTAAATTTGTAAAGTCAAGGAAAGGAGAGAAGTGTAAAATGAGGAATATAATATCTGGTAATATGGAGATTATATGGATCACTCATTATATTCACATCTCAGATCTGACTGTTCCATAGATGTGAAGGAAACTTGTAAGAAGCAATGTCCAGTATGGAGGGAAATAAATCTGACCCTTGAAAATATACAGAATAAATGTCACATAGAATGGACGTCTATTGAATCCTGCACATTGATGGTTCCTTCAGGGGTGGGGGATGGGATCACAGTGGCAACTCCTCTGGGGGTGGGGGAATGGATGATAGTGGAGGCTTCTCCGGGGGTGGGGGATGGGATCACAGTGGTGGTTCCTCTGGGGGTGGGGGATGGGATCACAGTGGCAACTCCTCTGGGGGTGGGGGATGGGATGATAGTGGAGGCTCCTCCGGGGGTGGGGGATGGGATCACAGTGGCAACTCCTCTGGGGGTGGGGGATGGGATCACAGTGGTGGTTCCTCTGGGGGTGGGGGATGGGATCACAGTGGCAACTCCTCTGGGGGTGGGGGATGGGATGATAGTGATAGATGATAGGTTTGGGACCACAATTGCAGCTTCTCCAGAAATGGGGGATGTGTTTCAtgtactgtttttttctttttttaaaaagcagCATGCAAAACCCACGTCAGGTGATTGTTGTGGTAGAGCGTTATAAGGTGACACTTTGCTGGGTTTATCTGCTTATTTATTAGGGATTATACATAATCATAGGCTTGGTGAGATTGATGTAGCATGTATTGGGGACATTGGTTCCCcatgtttttatatataatatatatatatacatacacatacatacatataggatCTGTGATTGATTATATTGGTTTCCACCTCCCCATAGGGGTCTCCAATATCttgttgtttttattataatTTGTGTACAATctatttcatgtaataaagtaTATAACATTTTATCATTTTGTCCAGTAGTTTATGTCAGTACTTTGCGTTTATATATTGTTTGGCGTCTGGACGTGTAACATTAGGGCTTCTAACCGGGGTGTGCAGACCATCATACCCGGCCAAGGAAAGATGGCGGAGCGGCTTCCTCCTCGTCAGTGATCTG includes:
- the LOC138786689 gene encoding serine/threonine-protein kinase SBK1-like; translated protein: MANHIMEVTKNMARHLVNLVSETSENLRMMEVTDHFNLLHELGEGTYGKVVMGKHKHSGQVVAVKMMAKEKTPKDNFLLEYGISLTLSCHPHIIVTHEIVFQTIRDFVFIQEVAPAGNLQSVTKPKVGMQEDLVKRCVPQIASALDFMHNRGMVHRDIKLDNVLLMDAECHQVKLADFGLTRLQGTYTSSLSWFIPYTAPELCRLKQGEQLLLHASLDVWAFGVLIYTALTGVFPWQSAQSCDQKYKEFAWWQVMRDLTTVPEKWRNISVDARGMFWELLALNASERGSVMDVMKYMHLPWKEEVPS